The Fimbriimonadaceae bacterium nucleotide sequence CGCTTCGAACCCGTCGCGCCCGGCCCATTGGCCAAGCACCGCCGGCGGCGGCCCGGCGACGTCCAAGCCCAAACTCCCGACCAGCCCGTCCTGCCGCGCGATCTCGAGCGACTCGAACATGCCGTCGAGCGCGTCCACGCTCTCTTCGCCCGTGACCCCGACAAAGCAAAGGTCCAGGTGGCTCCGGCCCAGGCAGGCCAGCAGCGCGAAGAGGTCTGCGCCAACGAGGTCGGCCGCGAGCCCCCCGTTCGACGTCTTCGGAGGCAAGGGGCTCAAGAAGGCGACGGTGGCGTTCTTGGCCCCTGCAAGGCCGGGCCCCCAAAGGCTGGTCGCGCGGGTGACGTCGAGCGGCAAGCCGCTCCGCACCGCCGCCTCCACCATCTCCGGCAGGGCTTGATCGCCACCCTCGGGCGGCAAGAGCCGAAGCCAGGTTCGAGGCAGCCTCAAATTCGTGCGGCCGAAGAGCGGGGTCATGCCGCCCGAACCACCGTGTCCCACAAGACGCAGAGGAAAAAGCCTATCGACACATAGCCGTTAACGGTGAAGAAGGCTGCGTCCACCCGGCGCAGGTCGTCCGGCTTCACGAGGCTCTGCTCATAGGCGAGGAGACCGGCCGCAAGGGCCACCCCTGCCCAGGCCGCGAGACTCCCCTGGACCATCCAGACGGCGAGGGCAAGGGCGGCCACCGCCAGGACGTGGCTGGCGCGGCTCACTCCAAGCGCGCGCCCCCGACCCAGCGTTTCCGGAAGCGACCGCAAACCCTTCGATTTGTCAAACTCCGAGTCCTGCAAGCTATAGATAATGTCGAACCCTGCAGTCCAGAGCGCCACCGCGAGCGTAAGCGGCAAGATCACGGGGTCTAGACGGCCCGTCACCGCGATCCATGCCGCGGCGGGTGCAATTCCCAGGCTCAAACCTAGGACATAGTGCGTCACCGGTGTGAACCGCTTCGTCAAGGAATAGCCCAAGGTCACAAGGAGCGCGACCGGACTGAGCGCGAAAGCGAGCTGGTTCAAGCCCCAAGCCGCGGCGACGAAAATCACCACCGAGGCAACAAAGTAAAGGTTTGCCGTTCGGAGGCTGAGCAGACCGGCAGGCAGGGCGCGGACCTTCGTCCGCGGGTTCTCCGCGTCCACGTCCCGGTCCACGATGCGGTTGAACGCCATCGCCGCGCTGCGGCACGAGACCATCGCCAAGACGATCAGGCCAAAGATCCGCCAACCCGGCCAGGGCCGTCCAAAATCAGCGAGGCTGGCCCAGACCATTCCCGTCAGCGCAAAAGGCAACGCGAAGATGCTGTGCTCAAACTTTATCATCTCGAGGTAAACGCGCAGTCCGCGCAAACCTCGGTGAGCCATCGCCACGTCCGGAGTCTACTGGGCCGTGGCGCCGGACAACGGGATTCCCCCATGAAGTTCTATTTCCACCCCCGAATGACCAGGTACGACTTCGGCCCGAACCACCCTCTTCGGCCGGAGCGCCTGGCGCGGGCCATCGCCCTGCTGGAAGCGGTCGCGCCCGACCTCGACGTCCTCGACCCTGGCCCAGGGTCGCGCGACGAGCCGCTCTTGGTCCACGCGCCGGATTACGTCGCGTTTCTGGAGGCCCATCAGGCGATCGCGCCAGACCCTCCCGAGGCGGCCGCTTTCGGGATCCGGCCCGGGGATAACCCGTGGTTCCCGGCAATGTACACGGCTTCGCTGGCCTACCTGTCCGGATCGGTGCGCGCGGCCGAAGCGGTGAGGGACGGCGAGAGCCTGGCCTTCAATCTTGGCGGGGGCCTCCACCATGCCCAGCTACGGCTGGCGAGCGGCTTCTGCGTGTTCAACGACTGCTCCGCCGCCGTCGCAATTCTGAGGGAGCGCTTCGCGCGGGTCGCCTATATCGACATCGACCTGCACCATGGCGACGGCGTCCAGTGGCACTATTACGAAGACCCAAGCGTTCTGACCTACAGCGTCCACCAGACCGGCCGCACGCTCTATCCCGGCACCGGGTTCGTCCACGAGGTGGGCGCGGGCCACACCAAAATCAACGTTCCGCTCGAAGGCGGCACTTCCGGGGACACCTGGCTTTGGGCGGTCGAAGAGACCTTGCCGCGCGCCATCGAGCGCTTCCAACCGGAGGCGGTCGTGCTGCAAATGGGGACCGACGCCCACTATCTCGACCCGCTCGGCAACCTTCGTGCAACGGCGAAGGACTGGCTGGCCGCGGTGAGCCTGGTGCGCGGTTTTGGGCTCCCCTTGGTCGCCCTGGGGGGCGGCGGCTATGACATCACCGTCGTTCCCCGCCTGTGGGCGGCGGCGACCCTCACCCTCCTGCGACGCGAAGTCCCGGAGTTCGTCCCCGCGGAGATCCCGCCGGAATGGGGCCTCTTCACCTTTCTTGACACAAACCCGCCCAGCGAACGCTGGGCGGGCAGACCCGAGGCCGAAGAGACGGTTCGGGCAGTTCGCGAGAACCTCGATAGGATCAGCGCGCCGTGATCACGACCTGGTCCCAGTAGACGAACGCAGAAGTCGCGATCGCACCCTTGACCTCCATCTGCGCCCGGACCTCGACGCGACCGTCAGAGCCGCGGACGTACGTCCCTGCGGGCAAGCCGGTGACGCGGAACCGGCGCGACACTCCGTCCATGTTAAAGGCCGAGACCTGGACGAACTCACCGTCGCTCCATCGCTTCAGCATCACACGCAGGGTGGCTTTCGCGTCAATGCCATACCGACCGACCAGGTCGACGTCCAGCGCGGTGGGGTTCGCCCGGTTCGTGTTGCCGACGAAGTCAATGATCGAGCGGCGAGCTGCGAGGTTCGGCCGCAAGACCAGCTCGACGTTATCGCGCAGCAGCACGTGGCGGAGAGACCCGCGAATAATCGTGCCCTCACGGTTGACCAGGCCCGAAAGCCACGTCGAATTGGGGCGGTTCAGCTTCAAGACGCGGCCGCCGCTGTAGTCGCAAAGGTAGAGCTCCCCGTCGTAGCCCATGTCGATCGAGGAGATACTCCCGAGGCCGCCGATCCCCGCGAAGTCCGCCGTGTGCTCGCGCAGGCCCCGGCCCACGTACCGCTGCAGCGTCTGGTCATAGGTGATCACCATCGACCAGAGCTTCCCGGCGGCAAAGTCGCCGAAGAAGTAGCGGCCGAAGTATTCTGGCCCGAGCTGCAAACCCCGGTAAACGTAGCCGCCGACCACGGACTGGCCCGTCGCGTGCCCATAAACGTAGGTCGGCGACTGGAGCGGCTCATAGGCCGGGGAACCACTCTTGAACGTGGCAAAACCCTCCCGGAGCGGCCAACCATAGTTCGCACCGCCCTTCCGGTACGGCTCGTAATTGATCTCCTCGTAGCGGTCCTCCCCGACGTCCCCGAAGATCATCGCCCCGTTTCCAAAGAGGCGCGTGTCGTCGAAGCTGAATTTCCACGGGTTCCTTGTGCCGAACGACCAGATCTCACCCAGCGCGGAAATCGGCTGGCCGTTCACGAACGGGTTGTCCGGTGGGATCTTGTAGTTCCTTGCCGGGTCGGTCGGAAAGTCGTCGCCGGTCGGATCGATGCGGATGATCTTGCCGAGCAAGCTCTGGGGGCTTTGTGCGACGTTGATCAGCGGGTTTGCCCCGTCGCCCATCGCGACGTAGAGCTTGCCGTCCGCATTGAAGTGCATGGTGCCTCCGTTGTGGTTGCCCGTGCTCCTCGACGTGCGGAGGATGTTGAACCGGCTGTTCGGGTCGGCCACGTACTGGTCGCCCACACTGCGGCTATAGCGGGCGATCTGCATGCCCTCGCTCTTATCCCGGAAATTCACGTAGAAATACCGGCTCGTCGCATAGTCGGGCGGGAAGGCCAAGCCGAGCAGGCCGTTCTCTCCCGAGAAGGACACGATAGAGCTGATGTTCAAAAACGGGGTCGGGCGCAGGACGCCGTTCACGACGACGCGGACGACTCCGTTCTGTTCGACCAAGAACTGGATTTGGGCGTCGCTCGGGTGCCGGACGAGGGCGACCGGGCTTTGCCGCCCGGTGAGGAGGGTGGTGGCGCCGAGTGTCTGGGCATGGCTACTCGACCACACTGCAGCCAAGAGTGCGCCAGCGACTAACGGCAACGTTCGCATAGTCCCTCTATTCTACAGAAACCGTGCCGGGTTGCCACAAACTTTCGTCAACAACCCGGCACGTTCAACAGGTCACTGGACCCGGACTTCGATCCGGTCGTAAAGGTTCGAATAGAAGGCCCGGGTCAAGATGCCGCTATAGCTCGTGGCC carries:
- a CDS encoding PQQ-dependent sugar dehydrogenase, with amino-acid sequence MRTLPLVAGALLAAVWSSSHAQTLGATTLLTGRQSPVALVRHPSDAQIQFLVEQNGVVRVVVNGVLRPTPFLNISSIVSFSGENGLLGLAFPPDYATSRYFYVNFRDKSEGMQIARYSRSVGDQYVADPNSRFNILRTSRSTGNHNGGTMHFNADGKLYVAMGDGANPLINVAQSPQSLLGKIIRIDPTGDDFPTDPARNYKIPPDNPFVNGQPISALGEIWSFGTRNPWKFSFDDTRLFGNGAMIFGDVGEDRYEEINYEPYRKGGANYGWPLREGFATFKSGSPAYEPLQSPTYVYGHATGQSVVGGYVYRGLQLGPEYFGRYFFGDFAAGKLWSMVITYDQTLQRYVGRGLREHTADFAGIGGLGSISSIDMGYDGELYLCDYSGGRVLKLNRPNSTWLSGLVNREGTIIRGSLRHVLLRDNVELVLRPNLAARRSIIDFVGNTNRANPTALDVDLVGRYGIDAKATLRVMLKRWSDGEFVQVSAFNMDGVSRRFRVTGLPAGTYVRGSDGRVEVRAQMEVKGAIATSAFVYWDQVVITAR
- the ubiA gene encoding putative 4-hydroxybenzoate polyprenyltransferase produces the protein MAHRGLRGLRVYLEMIKFEHSIFALPFALTGMVWASLADFGRPWPGWRIFGLIVLAMVSCRSAAMAFNRIVDRDVDAENPRTKVRALPAGLLSLRTANLYFVASVVIFVAAAWGLNQLAFALSPVALLVTLGYSLTKRFTPVTHYVLGLSLGIAPAAAWIAVTGRLDPVILPLTLAVALWTAGFDIIYSLQDSEFDKSKGLRSLPETLGRGRALGVSRASHVLAVAALALAVWMVQGSLAAWAGVALAAGLLAYEQSLVKPDDLRRVDAAFFTVNGYVSIGFFLCVLWDTVVRAA